One window of Nicotiana tomentosiformis chromosome 11, ASM39032v3, whole genome shotgun sequence genomic DNA carries:
- the LOC138901029 gene encoding uncharacterized protein produces MDFEEIMNTFQYNGVSQDTVYLRAFPFTLKDDAKHWLRSLPQGSIRTWENETETVFEAWERFKEIVRKCQHSGIELWMQLQNFWDGLTPASHRTLSNAGGGPLIKKTPEEIVTILDELSEDANQWPSEIAERRRSNGVHQVDANISVQVQLDAMANAIRKLTLTSIQSENHAACDTCGKGHPTHECQALTEEVNVMRNYNFNAMGQEHPVFQGVHLGVQQMYGNKMTPDFKTDERLDAHSAAIKELGTGLRNLERQVGQIVTILSERIPGTLSADTEKNPKETVNDVTLRSGQVLKDPTPIHKEVTPEKESGKELKIEDDKKTEKKKGKKRAEKKKKEENSRRDEYEESKHMPALPFPQKLYREKLDKQLERFLYMLKQVNVYLPFTEVLSQMPAYAKFLKGILTKKRKIEETSVVKLTEHCRVIFQNKLPQKCGDPGSFTIPCSLGILNFDKSLSDSGVSINLMHLSIYRKLEIELGEIRSAPISL; encoded by the exons atggacttcgaggagataatgaacacctttcaatacaatggtgtatcACAAGATACAGTTTACCTAAGGGCATTCCCTTtcacacttaaagatgatgcaaagcactggcttcgaagcttgccccagggatcgattagaacatgggag aatgagactgaaactgtgtttgaagcttgggagaggtttaaggagatagtacgaaagtgtcaacatagcggaattgaactctggatgcaactccagaatttttgggatggattgacaccggcttCACACAGAACATTGAGCAACGCAGGTGGAGGTCCGTTGATAAAGAAGacaccagaggagatagtcactattctcgatgaattgtctgaagatgcaaatcagtggccctctgaaattgctgaaagaagaaggtcgaatggtgttcaccaagttgatgctaacataTCTGTGCAGGTACAGCTCGATGCCATGGCGAATGcgataaggaagctgaccttaacTTCTATACAAAGTGAGAATCATGCAGCATGTGATACATGTGGAAAAGGACACCCTACGCATGAATGTCAAGCCTTAACTGAGGAAGTTAATGTTATGcgtaattataacttcaatgcaatgggtcaggaGCACCCAGTTTTTCaaggagttcacctgggggtacaacAAATGTATGGTAATAAAATGACTCCAGATTTCAAG ACtgatgagagattagatgctcatagtgcagctatcaaagaactcgGGACAGGTTTGCGtaacttggagagacaagtgggacaaattgtaactatattatctgagagaatcccaggtactctatcagctgatactgaaaagaatcccaaagaaacggTAAATGATGTAACCTTGAGAAGCGGACAAGTattgaaagatcccactccaatTCACAAAGAAGTTAcgcctgaaaaagaaagtgggaaggagctaaaaattgaagatgataaaaagactgagaagaagaaaggcaagaagagagctgagaaaaagaagaaggaagagaatTCAAGAAGGGATGAATATGAAGAGAGCAAGcacatgcctgctttaccttttccccaaaagctttaTAGAGAGAAGCTGGACAAGCAATTAGAGAGATTTCTGTATATGTTGAAACAAGTTAATGTATATTTGCCATTTACTGAAGTTCTctcccaaatgccagcttatgctaagttcttgaagggaatcctgacaaagaagagaaagatagaagagacctcagtggtcaagctcacagagcattgtaggGTGATCtttcaaaacaaactcccacaaaagtgtggagatcctgggagttttactataccttgctcgttaggcattcttaattttgataagtctttgagTGATTCTGGTgtctcaattaatttaatgcatTTATCTATTTACAGAAAACTAGAGATtgagcttggagagataaggtctgcaccaatatctttatAG